A window of Adhaeribacter arboris genomic DNA:
AATGGTGCTGTTAAACGAATAATTTTGAATATAATCGGGATTTTCTTCTTCCATATTTCCCAACTCTAAATCGTGGGTGGAAACTAAACCCGAAGCATTTTGCTGATGCAATTGGCGGATTAAAGCTTGCGCTCCCAAGTGTCGGTCGCGGGAATTGGTTCCTTTTAAAATCTCATCCAGAAAATAATAAATAGCCGTGCCGGTAGCCGTTAAATCAATCAGCATTTTTAAACGTTTTAGTTCGGCGTAAAACGAGGAAGTACTTTCGGCCAGGTTATCTTCGGTACGCATAGCGGTATACACCTGGGCCGGAAACGCGCGGAAACGCCGGGCACAAACCGCTGATCCGGCAAAGGCTAGTACCAAATTAATGGCTACCGTTCGCAGGAATGTACTTTTACCCGACATGTTAGAACCCGTAATAATCAAGGTTTGTCCTGGTCCCGCCATAGATAAATTATTAGTAACGCGGTTAACTACAAAAATAAGCGGATGCCCCAACTCTTCGGCTTGCACCTCAAATGCTTGCGGACTTAACTCAGGCAGTGTATACGAAGGGTTTGCGTATTGAAATGCCGCCAAGCTCGCCAGGGTTTCGGTTTCCGCCACTACTTGTAAAACGGGTTCCAGGTTAGTAGCCATGGTTTTTTTCCATTTTTCCAGCCGGTACATCCAGAAATAATCCCACATTAAGGTACTGTTCAGCAGCAGATTCATGTACACATTTAAACGGGCCGAAATGTATTCAATAATAGAAGCTAACTCGTTAAAATATTCCGAGGCCGTTTTTTGTTTAATGCGCAGTTGTTGTTGCAGTTCCACTAATTTTTTAGCTTGAAACGAATGCGTTTCGATGTGCGTGAGCAGGACAGTATAACTTTTGAGTATTTCGTACATGCCGCTGCTTTGCTCGTAGTATTGTTCCCGGAAAAGGGCATAACGAATATTTAATACATACTGGACCAACATTAACCCAATCACGAAATAACCACTTATCTCATCCAGCCACCAGGCTATAACTGTTCCGAAGGTTAAGGCAGGTAAAACAAAAATTAAGATTTTCAGCCAGAGTTTATTGCGGTAAAAATCCGGGGCGTGTAACCATTCGAAGAAAGACGAAGAATCCTGCCGGTCTTGTTTGTAATGCATGGCTTTAGCCTGTAGCTCTTGCCGCCAGGAGAGTTGAGGAGCTAATTCGGCTACGGCCGCTTGCCGTTCCAGAATTACCTCTGCCTTAGCGGGAGTTTGTAACCAGTTAGCCAGTTTATCTTTACCAATAAAAGTTACGGCCCGGATTAATAACTGAAACAAAGAATGCTTCCCAAAAATATCTAAATCGGAGGTGTATAAATGTTGCGGATTAGCGTAACGTTCGCCGGCATCAAAAGCTAATAATTTACCTTGCAACCGATCCGTTTCTTCGTTATTAATCCGTTTTAAAAAACTATGATGGTGCTGGGTATACCGGAGCCGCTGGTGCCAGCGCATTACTACTATAAATACAATGTAAAATAAAAGTAAACTTACCCAGGCCGCAGAATTTAAATCTTGCCGGAACAAATAAATAACAGTACTTACTCCCGCAATAAATAATGTTAGCCGCAACCAACCAACCTGGCTGCATTTGTTTTTATAAAGCAGTTCTTGTTTTCTATTTTCTTCGGCTAAATTTTTAAAAATTTCGGGCGGTAATGGCTGTATCATTCCGGAGATTGTTTTGCGCACAAAGTAACAACACTTTCGCGAAAGAAACCGAGCAACAAGGGAAAGTTCTTCCGGGTAAATACTTTCGTAGAATTGTTTTTATTAAGCCTTGATTAACAGGTTGTAATTAGAAACATTATTTTAGAAAATTTAAGGCTAATTTCTCGTTGCTCTAAAGTTTAACTTATAGATTCCAGATGCTCTTCCTCGGTTGCCTCTATTTTAAACTTTTTAGCCCATCATTAATTAAAATTACTGGCAAAACACAGAGGCAAATTCTTTTGTAATCTAATTGTAGCTTATATTTACTTATTCAAACCCGCTACATTAATTAATTTTGAGTTCTGCTATCCGGAAAATTATTCATATTGATATGGATGCATTTTTTGCGTCGGTGGAGCAGCGCGACCACCCGGAATTACGCGGAAAACCCGTGGCCGTGGGAGGCTCCCGGGCGCGCGGGGTGGTAGCGGCAGCCAGTTACGAAGCCCGCAAATTTGGGGTACATTCGGCTTTAGCTTCGCGCATAGCGGCTCAGAAATGCCCGCAATTAATTTTTATAAAGCCCCGGTTTGACGTATACAGCGCCGTATCACGTCAGATTCGCGAGATTTTTTACCGTTATACCGACTTGGTAGAACCTCTTTCCCTCGACGAAGCCTACCTTGATGTAACGGAAAACAAAATAGGTATGCCTTCAGCCACTATTATCGCGAAAGAAATAAAGGCTACCATTCTGGCGGAAACAGGTCTTACGGCTTCAGCTGGAGTATCTTTCAATAAGTTTCTGGCTAAAATTGCCTCCGACCTGAACAAACCAAACGGTTTTACCCTTGTTACGCCCGATAAAGCTGATGCTTTAGTAGCCAGTTTATCCATTGATAAATTTCACGGTATTGGCAAAGTAACGGCCGCTAAAATGCAGCAATTGGGCATCAACACCGGTGCCGATTTACGGGAACGCTCCGAAGAAGAATTGGTCCGGCATTTCGGCAAAACCGGTCTTTATTATTATCGCATTGCCCGCGTGCAAGACGACCGGCCCGTACAACCGCATCGCATTCGTAAATCCATTGGGGCCGAGCGCACTTTCGACGTAGATTTAGTGGAAGAAGAAGATTTACTGGAGCGATTACATTTTCTGGCGCAGGAAGTAGCCCAAGACATGGCTCGCTTGCAAACTTCGGCTAAAACCGTAACTGTAAAGCTAAAGTATTTCGATTTTACCCTCCAAACTCGCAGTAAAACCCTACTTAATTACCTAAACTCCGCCGACGCATTATTTACAATTTCCCGCGAATTGCTCCGTACTCCAGCCCTGCCGCTGTTTCCGGTGCGGTTACTAGGCATCTCGGTTTCAAATTTACTTTATCCGCAGGATCAGCCTGCCTCCCATCAGCTTACTTTTGATTTCTGAATCGCGGATTTTTGCGGATTACTCGGATTTCGCAGATTATATTTTGAAATAGTTTTATGATAAAAGAATGGCTTTTAAAAGAGAAAGGTTAACAGCTTGAATTATCCTTTTTCTTACCCAATTTTCTATTTCTTCACCTTATTTTTCTAAAAAGATAGTTTATAATTTTATATGATAAAAAATTCGCGTAATCCGTTTAATCCGCGCTTCTAGTTGCCTAACCGCAAAAAACTTTCGGCCCATAATAAATCTTCGGGGGTAGTAATTTTCAGGTTTTCGTAAGCTCCGGGTACCAGATAAATCTTTTCGCCTAACCGTTCTACTACCGAGGCATCATCGGTGAAAGAGGATTCTTCTGGTAACTGGTAAGCTTGGCGGAGCAAAGAAAGTTGGAAACATTGGGGTGTTTGCACGAGCCGGTACTGATTGCGGTCGAGTGCTTCACTGCCATTTTCACTTACTATCCGGATAGATTCTTTTAAAGGCACGGCCACTACCGCATTTCCTTTTTTGGTGGCTACCGCAAAGGCTTCCCGGATAATGGAAACCGGAGCAAACGGACGAACGCCATCGTGAACGGCGACTACCCCTCCCCCGAAATAACGGCTAAACCATTCTTAACGGAAGCAAACCGGGAATTTCCACCCGTTACTACCTGGTGCGGTAAGAAAAAAGCGTGTTCGGCGCAAAGTTGCTGCCAGAGCAAAATCTGCTCGGTCGGTAACACCAAAATCAACCTTATCTGTGCATTATAGGCAAAAAACCTTTTAATGGTGTGCATTAAAATGGGTTGTCCACCGATAGAAATAAACTGTTTAGGCACTTGACTTTGCATGCGGGTGCCCGAGCCGCCGGCCACCAGAATAGCGTATTCAGAAGTTATACCTGACATAATGCAAATATAAACAAACAAAAAACCCGCCGGTACTAAATGTCCAGCGGGTTAAACTTTTAGAATCTGTTTGTTAGTATCTAACTACTAACGCATTAAACAATCAACATGGCATCGCCGTAGCTGAAGAAGTTATATTTTTCTTTTACGGCTACATTGTAGGCTTCCATAATCAATTCGTAACCACCAAAAGCGGCGGTCATCATGAGTAAGGTAGACTCGGGCATGTGGAAGTTAGTAAGCAGAGCATTCGCAATCCGGAAATCGTGCGGCGGAAAAATAAACTTATCGGTCCAACCCTCATTCGGCTTCAAGCGGCCGTTGGCCGATACCGACGATTCCAGCGCCCGCAAAGTAGTAGTACCTATCGAGCATACCCGTTTTTTATTATCCAGCGCTTGGTTTACTAAGAGCGCGGTTTCCTCGGGAACAATAAAACTTTCCGAGTCCATTTTATGCTTCGTCAAATCTTCTACGTCTACCGGGCGGAAAGTTCCTAAACCCACGTGCAAGGTAACGGGAGTTACATTTACGCCTTTAAACTCCAGGCGTTTTAAAACTTCTTTTGTAAAATGAAGACCGGCAGTGGGAGCAGCTACGGCACCAACGTGCTTGGCATAAACGGTTTGATAGCGTTCGCGATCTTCGGGTTGCGCTTCGCGCTTAATGTATTTGGGCAGGGGAGTTTCGCCTAATTCATTAATGGTTTTATAAAATTCTTCGTCGGTACCATCGAACAAAAATTTAATGGTACGCCCCCGCGAGGTGGTATTGTCAATTACTTCCGCTACCAAATCACTTTCGCCAAAATATAATTTATTACCTACCCGGATTTTGCGGGCCGGATCTACTAAAACATCCCACAAGTGAATGTCTTTATTTAACTCCCGCAGTAAAAATACTTCTATTTTGGCACCGGTTTTTTCTTTGTTACCGTACATCCGGGCCGGAAACACTTTGGTATCATTAATTACCATAGCGTCGCCGTCATTAAAATAATTTAAAATATCTTTAAATATTTTATGTTCCATCTTGCCGCTATCACGGTGAACCACTAGCATGCGGGCTTCGTCGCGTTCTTTGGCCGGGTGCATGGCCAAAAGATTAGCGGGCAAGTCAAATTTAAATTCAGAGAGCTTCATATTTACTAATTATACTATCTAATATTACGGTATTAAATTTTAAAAACGAGGCGCAAAGTTAGTAGGTTTGCGGCAATTATTAGTATTTTTAGAAAAATTACTTCTAAAAGCTCTATCAGCTAATGATTTACCTGCGGCTTATTCTGGAAAGTTTTCGGTTTGCCTGGCAAGCTTTAAAATCTAATTTGTTACGCACTATTCTTTCGCTGCTCGGCGTTACCATTGGTATTTTTGCCATTATCTCGGTATTTACCATTGTTGATTCGCTGGAGCGCAGCATTCGTAACAGCATGAATTTTTTAGGTAATAATGTAATCTACGTACAAAAATGGCCGTGGTCGTTTGCGAACGAAGAATATCCGTGGTGGAAGTATTTCCAGCGACCGGCACCTAGCATCCGCGAATTTAAACTTTTAGAAAGATACTTAGAAAATGCGCAGGGAGTAGCTATTTTTTGGGATACCGGCAATAATACTTTAAAATACCGCAACAACAACATTACCGGCATTAATTTAATGGGAGTGTCGTACGCGTATAATTTGGTTTCGGATATGCCCACCGCCGAAGGACGTTATTTTACTACCCAGGAAATTGATGCGGCCCGTAACGTAATTATTATTGGCGCTACTATTGCCGAAAATTTGTTCCGAAACCAAGTGGCCATTGGCAAACCCATCCGAATAAAAGGACAAAAATTTACGGTAATCGGAGTAATGGAAAAACAAGGCGAAAACATGCTCGGAGCGCCCACTAATGACAAAAACGCGATAATTCCGTACGGTGCTTTTAGTAAATTATTTTCCATTGGCCGCGGCGGCGTGGAACCCACTATTGCCGTAAAAGGCTTGGACACGGACCCCGGCTTACAGGAATTGGAATACGAGATTAAAGGGGTGATGCGCAACATTCGCGGCCAGCGACCCCGCCAAGAAGATAATTTTGCTTTAAACCGGCCCGAAATGGTGGCCGAAGCTATTTCCAGCTTATTTAAAGTTATTGGGGTAGCAGGTTGGGTTATCGGCGGTTTTTCGATTTTGGTAGGCGGCTTTGGTATTGCCAACATTATGTTCGTATCGGTAAAAGAACGAACCAACATCATCGGCATTCAAAAATCATTGGGCGCCAAAAATTACTTTATTCTCTTTCAGTTCTTGTTCGAGTCGGTTTTTTTAAGTTTAATCGGGGGGGAGTAGGCATATTTATTGTTTTCCTGATCACGCTTATTCCGCAGGATGCTTTAAAACTTTTGCTGAGCTTGGCTAATATATCGCTGGGTTTGGGGGTATCCGTGGTGATTGGCGTTTTATCGGGTATCATTCCGGCCGTGCTGGCTTCTAACCTCGATCCGGTGATTGCCATCCGCTCGAAGTAGTACGCTTGTAATCCTTCATAATCCCTTAAAATTAATTATTTGGCAGTTTTGCTTTGTTTAAATATATTTAACTTAAAATATTTAATTCAAAATATATTTAAACCTGTGTTATCTTTGTGCTTTAGAAAAAAGCAAAAGATAATACAACGATGCCGAAACAAATACTATTTATTTTCATTAGTTTACTTTTTTATCTTCCGGTACATAGCCAGACTATTGATAGTTTAAATACGGGTGCACAACCAAAAGGCGGCCTCCAGAAATTAGCTTTAGCGTATTACAAGATTGATTTTACAAAAGAACAGCGAAGGTAATTAGAGAAAGTTTCTCTCGAATTTATTTATAGCATTGATACCGTAGGTACCGCCATTCTGGAAGAAGTGAATGGTATAAGCGATGCAGCTATTCTAGACAGCTTAAAACGCACTCCCATACCAAGCTTTTATCCTAAAACAGTGGACGGAGTAAAGGTAAATGCTCCTTACTTCATGCAATTCAACTTTCCCAAATACAGAATCAGGGAAGAACCGCTTTATCCTTCAAATAATCTAAGTTATAAAGAATATACCCTGGAAGATTTTGAATACATCCGGAAGGCGGGTAGGCGAGTAGATTTAGTTTTTGGCGGGGTATTTAATGGATTTATGGGTAATGCCGGCAAACATTTAGGCGTTGGTGGGGCATGAAAATGGATCTGATGTTTACGGGTAAAAAAGGAATTAGTGGTGGTTTAATTATGAGCTTTTACGGCAATAAACTAAAACAAGAATATCACCTTTTTACTAGCCGCGACCAAAACAGCGCTCCGCCAACCATGCTGTTGGGAGTAGGAGTGAATAAATTTATTTTTCAGCAAGAACACCGTGAATTTAATTTACAGTTAGCAGTATGTTATGCCATTCAGAACATTACTCCCAAGCTGAATGAGTCTGACCAGGAATGGACCCAATTAGAGGGATTCAGTCCGGGTTTAGTGGCTAATTATTTAGTCAAAATAGGTAAAGATAAAGTTGGTTATTATTATGGCAGTCCGCTTTTACGAAATAATTATCTTAACTTCCACGGAGCTATACGGCCCGTTTTCTTTCATCTAAAACAAGCTTCCGGTTTAATGTTGGAATTAGAAATTTCGTACCGCATGGGCTTACACGCTGTAAGTGAATATAAGTTGAAGCCCTGATTTTAAAATTAGTGCCAGTGTTAATACATACTTTTGTAAAGCTGCTGTTTTACGCTAGAAATTTCCGGTAAATCCTTTAACAACATTCGCTGGTAAGAACCGACAAAAGCACTATTTGTAATGAAAAATGGTTGATAAGGAAAGAGAAGACAAGTAGAAAACAGAATAAATCCTGACCAAGATTTTACAAATAAATAATTTAGCTAGATAATTAGAAAATACCTACCTGATTATAGAAACTAGTGGCGAAGTAGTAATGCTCTGCACCTACTGTTTACCTGCTTGGTATTTCTTATCCAGTATTTATATAAATCCTGCCTAACTATTTAATAACACTTCTGGCTGTAACTTTTCGCCGTTATTCTAGTTCAAAGAAATTGGCTCCGTCTGCTCCTGGATGTACTAAAAGCAGTCGCACGGCCGGTTAGTAAATACTGTAAAAATAAATTTTAAAGTATTCATTCATTTTATCACGTTTGCGCAGCCCGCAGGTTGCGCCCGATTTTTAATTACTTATGACCAAACTCCGTAAAACCAGTAAAACGAAACTTCACGAAGAAACCGTTAACGAAGGCAGTGGCCAAACCATTATTCAGCCGGAGATTAACGATAATAAAGCGAAATCCATAAAAGAAGCCCGAAAGCAAGCTCTAAAGGATAACCGCACAATTTCCGACGACGACAGTAAAATCCGACGCGCCTTCGTTGATAAAGATTGGAACGAAATCCGGATTGCCGATTCATGGCAAATTTTTAAAGTAATGGCCGAATTCGTGGAAGGCTTTGAGAAACTGTCCCGCATTGGCCCCTGTGTTTCCATATTTGGCTCGGCTCGCACCAAACCCGACAACCCGTATTACAAAATAGCCGAAGAAATTGCCGCTAAGCTCGTGCGCCACGGGTATGGGGTAATTACCGGCGGTGGCCCGGGTATTATGGAAGCAGGTAACAAAGGTGCCCATTCCGAAGGGGGAAAATCGGTGGGTTTAAACATTGAATTGCCGTTTGAGCAATCGCATAATATCTACATTGATCACGACAAAATTCTCGATTTTGATTATTTCTTCGTGCGTAAAGTAATGTTTGTAAAATACGCCCAAGGTTTTGTGGTAATGCCTGGCGGTTTTGGCACCCTCGACGAATTATTCGAAGCGATTACACTTATTCAAACCAAGAAAATCGGTAAATTCCCGATTATTCTGGTGGGAAAACAGTACTGGCAAGGTTTATTCGATTGGATTGAAGACGTAATGTTGCATAGTGAGAATAACATTAGCCCGGAAGATTTAAACCTGGTGCACTTGGTTGACAATGCCACCGATGCGGTTAAAGTAATCGATGACTTTTACGGCAAGTATTTATTATCACCAAATTTTTAATTAAAAACAAAATGTGAGTAATTGGCATCCAGAATTAATACCAATAACGCGTGAAGAAGATTATTACACGCATTATCTGGGAGAGACAGAAAATGGAATTTTGTTTTTTGGCTATGATACTTTTGTGTTTCCTAATGGCTTTTCAAGTGGTAATTGGGAAGATGAGAGACTTGAATATGCATTAGTTTACCTCTTTGACAAAAAAGGGAATCCCATAGAGACAAAATATAAGTACGCAGGCAAAACAAGTGAAATTCAGCCGGGCAAAACCAATCAATTGCTGGAAGAATTAATAGCTGAATTAGGAAAGCTGGAATTTAAAGATATTGAAGT
This region includes:
- the dinB gene encoding DNA polymerase IV translates to MLSSAIRKIIHIDMDAFFASVEQRDHPELRGKPVAVGGSRARGVVAAASYEARKFGVHSALASRIAAQKCPQLIFIKPRFDVYSAVSRQIREIFYRYTDLVEPLSLDEAYLDVTENKIGMPSATIIAKEIKATILAETGLTASAGVSFNKFLAKIASDLNKPNGFTLVTPDKADALVASLSIDKFHGIGKVTAAKMQQLGINTGADLRERSEEELVRHFGKTGLYYYRIARVQDDRPVQPHRIRKSIGAERTFDVDLVEEEDLLERLHFLAQEVAQDMARLQTSAKTVTVKLKYFDFTLQTRSKTLLNYLNSADALFTISRELLRTPALPLFPVRLLGISVSNLLYPQDQPASHQLTFDF
- a CDS encoding MutS family DNA mismatch repair protein yields the protein MIQPLPPEIFKNLAEENRKQELLYKNKCSQVGWLRLTLFIAGVSTVIYLFRQDLNSAAWVSLLLFYIVFIVVMRWHQRLRYTQHHHSFLKRINNEETDRLQGKLLAFDAGERYANPQHLYTSDLDIFGKHSLFQLLIRAVTFIGKDKLANWLQTPAKAEVILERQAAVAELAPQLSWRQELQAKAMHYKQDRQDSSSFFEWLHAPDFYRNKLWLKILIFVLPALTFGTVIAWWLDEISGYFVIGLMLVQYVLNIRYALFREQYYEQSSGMYEILKSYTVLLTHIETHSFQAKKLVELQQQLRIKQKTASEYFNELASIIEYISARLNVYMNLLLNSTLMWDYFWMYRLEKWKKTMATNLEPVLQVVAETETLASLAAFQYANPSYTLPELSPQAFEVQAEELGHPLIFVVNRVTNNLSMAGPGQTLIITGSNMSGKSTFLRTVAINLVLAFAGSAVCARRFRAFPAQVYTAMRTEDNLAESTSSFYAELKRLKMLIDLTATGTAIYYFLDEILKGTNSRDRHLGAQALIRQLHQQNASGLVSTHDLELGNMEEENPDYIQNYSFNSTIEEDKILFDYKLHPGVCNSFNASKLMQQMGIQME
- a CDS encoding LOG family protein, whose protein sequence is MTKLRKTSKTKLHEETVNEGSGQTIIQPEINDNKAKSIKEARKQALKDNRTISDDDSKIRRAFVDKDWNEIRIADSWQIFKVMAEFVEGFEKLSRIGPCVSIFGSARTKPDNPYYKIAEEIAAKLVRHGYGVITGGGPGIMEAGNKGAHSEGGKSVGLNIELPFEQSHNIYIDHDKILDFDYFFVRKVMFVKYAQGFVVMPGGFGTLDELFEAITLIQTKKIGKFPIILVGKQYWQGLFDWIEDVMLHSENNISPEDLNLVHLVDNATDAVKVIDDFYGKYLLSPNF
- a CDS encoding IspD/TarI family cytidylyltransferase, yielding MSGITSEYAILVAGGSGTRMQSQVPKQFISIGGQPILMHTIKRFFAYNAQIRLILVLPTEQILLWQQLCAEHAFFLPHQVVTGGNSRFASVKNGLAVISGEG
- a CDS encoding IspD/TarI family cytidylyltransferase encodes the protein MIREAFAVATKKGNAVVAVPLKESIRIVSENGSEALDRNQYRLVQTPQCFQLSLLRQAYQLPEESSFTDDASVVERLGEKIYLVPGAYENLKITTPEDLLWAESFLRLGN
- the queA gene encoding tRNA preQ1(34) S-adenosylmethionine ribosyltransferase-isomerase QueA, translating into MKLSEFKFDLPANLLAMHPAKERDEARMLVVHRDSGKMEHKIFKDILNYFNDGDAMVINDTKVFPARMYGNKEKTGAKIEVFLLRELNKDIHLWDVLVDPARKIRVGNKLYFGESDLVAEVIDNTTSRGRTIKFLFDGTDEEFYKTINELGETPLPKYIKREAQPEDRERYQTVYAKHVGAVAAPTAGLHFTKEVLKRLEFKGVNVTPVTLHVGLGTFRPVDVEDLTKHKMDSESFIVPEETALLVNQALDNKKRVCSIGTTTLRALESSVSANGRLKPNEGWTDKFIFPPHDFRIANALLTNFHMPESTLLMMTAAFGGYELIMEAYNVAVKEKYNFFSYGDAMLIV